In one window of Solanum pennellii chromosome 2, SPENNV200 DNA:
- the LOC107009547 gene encoding alpha-dioxygenase 1 — protein sequence MSFVMLKNLLLSSLRKSIHKDFHEIFDKMTLIDKLFFLIVHFIDKHNFWHRLPVFFGLLYLGARRSLHQQYNLINVGRTPTGVRSNPADYPYRTADGKFNDPFNEGTGSQFSFFGRNMMPLHQNNKLKKPDPMVVATKLLARRKFIDTGKQFNMIAASWIQFMVHDWIDHLEDTQQVELRAPKEVANECPLKSFRFNKSKETPTDFYEIKTGHLNSRTPWWDGSVIYGSNEDVLKKVRTFKDGKLRLAENGLIQQDENGKIISGDVRNTWAGLLTLQALFVQEHNAVCDTLKKEYPELEDEELYRHARLVTSAVIAKVHTIDWTVQLLKTDTMLAGMRANWYGLLGKKFKDTFGHVGPILSGVVGMKKPENHGVPYSLTEEFTSVYRMHQLLPDTLQLRNIDATPGPNKSLPLTNEIPMEEVVGSKGKENLSRIGFTKQMVSMGHQASGALELWNYPVWMRDLIAQDVDGTDRPHPIDLPALEIYRDRERSIPRYNDFRRGMLQIPISKWEDLTDDEEAIKTLREVYDDDIEELDLLVGLMAEKKIKGFAISETAFNIFLLMAIRRLEADRFFTSNYNEETYTKKGLEWVNTTESLKDVLDRHYPEMTDKWMDSNSAFSVWDSSPQPHNPIPLYFRVPQ from the exons ATGTCTTTTGTTATGCTCAAGAATCTCTTGCTATCCTCTCTCCGTAAATCCATCCACAAAGATTTCCATGAGATCTTCGACAAAATGACTCTCAtcgataaattattttttctg ATTGTTCATTTTATTGATAAACATAACTTTTGGCACCGGCTACCGGTATTCTTTGGGTTACTTTATCTTGGAGCACGGCGGAGTCTTCACCAGCAATATAATTTGATCAACGTCGGTAGAACACCTACCGGAGTTCGATCAAATCCGGCAGATTACCCTTACAGAACTGCTGATGGAAAATTCAATGACCCTTTTAATGAAGGAACAGGCAgtcaattttctttctttggCAGGAATATGATGCCTCTTCATCAGAATAATAAG TTAAAAAAGCCAGATCCAATGGTAGTAGCAACGAAGCTTCTAGCACGCAGAAAATTCATAGACACTGGAAAACAATTCAATATGATAGCTGCTTCTTGGATACAATTTATGGTTCATGATTGGATCGATCATTTGGAAGATACTCAACAG GTTGAGCTAAGGGCACCAAAAGAAGTTGCTAATGAATGCCCTCTCAAGTCCTTTAGGTTTAACAAATCCAAAGAAACTCCTACAGATTTTTATGAAATCAAAACCGGTCACTTGAACAGCCGTACTCCCTGGTg GGACGGAAGTGTAATTTATGGAAGTAACGAGGATGTATTGAAGAAAGTGAGAACATTTAAAGACGGAAAACTGAGATTAGCTGAAAATGGACTCATCCAACAAGatgaaaatggaaaaattatCTCTGGTGATGTTCGTAACACTTGGGCTGGACTTTTAACGCTTCAAGCTCTCTTTGTTCAAGAGCACAATGCTGTTTGTGACACTTTGAAG AAAGAATATCCAGAATTAGAGGATGAAGAGTTGTATCGTCATGCAAGGCTAGTCACTTCAGCTGTAATTGCAAAAGTTCACACCATAGATTGGACTGTTCAGCTTCTGAAAACCGATACTATGCTTGCAGGAATGCGTGCCAATTG GTATGGATTACTAGGAAAGAAATTCAAGGATACATTTGGTCATGTTGGTCCCATTTTAAGTGGTGTTGTGGGAATGAAAAAACCTGAGAATCATGGAGTGCCTTATTCCTTAACTGAGGAATTTACGAGTGTCTATCGAATGCATCAACTCCTACCTGATACACTTCAGCTAAGAAATATAGATGCCACGCCTGGACCAAACAAATCTCTTCCTTTAACTAATGA AATTCCCATGGAAGAAGTAGTTGGgagtaaaggaaaagagaatTTATCAAGAATTGGGTTTACTAAGCAAATGGTTTCAATGGGCCACCAAGCTAGTGGAGCTCTTGAGCTTTGGAACTATCCAGTGTGGATGAGAGATCTTATTGCCCAAGATGTTGATGGAACTGATAGGCCACATCCTATTGACCTTCCAGCCCTTGAAA TTTATAGGGATAGAGAAAGAAGTATTCCTAGGTACAATGACTTTAGAAGAGGAATGCTTCAAATTCCTATTTCGAAATGGGAAGATTTGACAGATGATGAAGAAGCAATCAAAACACTTCGTGAAGTATACGATGATGATATAGAAGAGTTGGATTTATTAGTGGGACTCATGGCGGAGAAAAAGATTAAAGGATTTGCCATTTCAGAAACAGCCTTCAACATATTCCTTCTCATGGCTATAAG GAGGTTAGAGGCAGATAGATTTTTCACAAGCAATTACAACGAGGAGACATACACAAAAAAAGGATTAGAATGGGTGAATACTACTGAGAGTTTAAAAGATGTGTTAGATCGTCATTATCCAGAAATGACTGATAAATGGATGGATTCAAACAGTGCCTTCTCTGTTTGGGATTCTTCTCCACAACCTCATAATCCTATTCCACTCTATTTTCGTGTTCCTCAGTAG
- the LOC107010776 gene encoding uncharacterized protein LOC107010776, producing MTRTRTNVTGGRGEALPEAVVEAPARGRGRSRARGRASSATVARGRGRGAAPVRGRAREVSTEPQINDREDQVPPDPVVTPLLQDTLLRVLSVLEGFSQGGGATTTPHDSRTREGAQTQEQQQAPVVQDAVGQLPVDPAVQNDVAPAVGGQVASMVVLTEDEQRRYERFRKMDPPQFQGGKSEDAHEFLTTCRELLEVVGLAESHGVRYATLQLRGPARDWWRTYSGCLPVGSPPVTWEQFASAFQDRFIPWSVREESRLRFESLRQDGLSVTEYEARFCQLSRHALAIIPNETERIRRFVRGLTFSIRSAVFRTSREGTSFQSIVSAAKEAELMEREEFGDPKRARISGQFHGASSGGRGSQRVSGSFQQRGPIHASMPTFEGGQTSRGSYGPGQGSYGSQQRPTGRGNYSGFSGSTQQFPGQRFCFTCGDPDHLMRQCTSQRGRGGPRPNSSFQTRPPAPQGRGRGRVQSGRGDRVSSSGVAAQQSGGRGTTQDGGGRGGHCYAFPGRPEAETSDAVITELGPDLTFEEEPIAILDRQIRKLRTKEIASVKVQWKHRSVGEATWETESDMRARYPQLFEASGTFFYFMFEDEHDF from the exons aTGACGAGAACTAGAACTAATGttactggtggtagaggggaggcACTTCCCGAGGCAGTTGTTGAGGCCCCAGCTAGAGGTAGGGGTAGATCTCGAGCTAGAGGTCGTGCTAGTAGTGCGACAGTAGCCAGAGGTCGTGGACGTGGAGCAGCACCAGTGAGAGGTCGTGCTAGAGAGGTCTCTACCGAACCTCAGATTAATGACAGAGAGGACCAGGTTCCTCCAGATCCCGTAGTCACACCTTTGCTTCAGGATACGCTATTGAGGGTGTTAAGTGTGTTAGAGGGCTTTTCTCAGGGTGGTGGTGCAACTACCACACCACATGACTCTCGTACTAGAGAGGGGGCTCAGACCCAAGAGCAGCAACAAGCTCCGGTTGTTCAGGATGCGGTGGGGCAACTACCAGTAGATCCCGCGGTTcagaatgatgttgcaccagCAGTTGGGGGTCAAGTTGCATCGATGGTTGTTCTGACAGAGGATGAGCAGCGTAGGTATGAGAGATTTCGAAAGATGGACCCACCTCAGTTTCAGGGTGGGAAGAGCGAGGACgctcatgagtttctaactacctgccgagagttactagaggtggttggatTAGCTGAGTCACATGGGGTTAGATATGCTACACTCCAGCTTCGTGGACCAGCGAGAGACTGGTGGAGGACTTATTCGGGATGTTTGCCAGTTGGATCTCCtccagtgacttgggagcaGTTTGCTAGCGCATTCCAAGATCGTTTTATCCCATGGAGCGTGAGAGAGGAGAGTcgcttgaggtttgagagtctgAGACAGGATGGTTTATCGGTTACAGAGTATGAGGCACGTTTTTGCCAGTTGTCTAGGCATGCGTTGGCCATTATTCCAAATGAGACAGAGAGGATCCGCAGATTCGTGAGGGGATTGACTTTCTCTATCAGGTCAGCTGTGTTTCGGACATCTAGGGAGGGGACTTCTTTCCAGTCCATTGTGAGCGCCGCCAAAGAGGCGGAATtgatggagagagaggagtttggggacCCTAAAAGGGCCCGTATATCAGGCCAGTTTCATGGTGCCTCATCTGGAGGTAGGGGATCACAGAGAGTGAGTGGTTCTTTTCAGCAGCGGGGACCTATTCATGCATCTATGCCGACATTTGAGGGTGGCCAGACATCTAGGGGTTCTTATGGCCCAGGTCAGGGCTCGTACGGTTCACAGCAGCGACCTACAGGGCGAGGCAATTATAGTGGGTTTTCAGGGTCCACACAACAGTTCCCAGGTCagagattttgttttacttgtggagaTCCCGATCATCTAATGCGGCAGTGTACTTCACAAAGGGGTCGTGGTGGGCCTCGACCTAATTCTTCATTCCAGACTAGACCACCAGCACCACAGGGTAGAGGTCGTGGCAGAGTTCAGTCAGGTAGAGGTGATAGAGTTTCTAGTAGTGGTGTTGCAGCTCAGCAGAGTGGGGGTAGAGGTACCACCCAGGATGGAGGTGGACGAGGAGGCCACtgctatgctttccccgggagacCTGAGGCGGAGACCTCCGATGCTGTTATTACAG AG CTGGGTCCAGACTTGAcatttgaggaggagcctatagctATTTTGGATAGGCAAATTCGAAAGCTTAGGACCAAAGAGATTGCTTCAGTGAAGGTGCAATGGAAGCACCGATCAGTGGGAGAGGCAACTTGGGAGACTGAGTCTGACATGCGTGCCAGatatcctcaactttttgaagcttcaggtactttcttttactttatgttcgaggacgaacatgatttttag